GGAACAAGTTGCGCAACCACATCGTCATCGTGGGCTACGGCACGAAGGGCAGGACCGCGGCCGCCGCGATGGTCGGCGACGAGATAGCCCCTGCCGACATCGTCGTCGTCGACGAGGACCCGGTCGCGCTCGAACGCGCTAAAAGCGCCGGGCTTGTCACCGTGCGCGGCAGCGCGACCGACTCGGAGGTTCTGCGGCTGGCCAGCGCTCAGCACGCCAAGGCGATCATCGTCGCCACCAACAGGGACGACAGCGCGGTGCTCGTCACGCTGACCGCCCGCGAGCTGGCGCCCGCGGCCAAGATCATTGCCGCCGTGCGGGAGGCCGAGAACCAGCACCTGCTCGAACAAGCCGGCGCCGACTCGACGGTGGTCACCTCCGAGACTTCCGGTCGGCTGCTGGGTATCGCGGTCCAGACGCCCAGCGTTGTCGAGATGATGGAGGACCTGCTGACCCCCGATGCCGGCTTCGCGATCGCCGAACGCGAGGTTGGCCCGAAAGAGGTCGGCGGCTCGCCGAAACACAACACCGACATCGTGCTCGGAGTGGTGCGTGACGGAAAGCTGATGCGCGTCGACGACGAGCGCGTCGACTCACTCGAGAACGGCGACCGGCTGCTGTACATCCGCAGCGCGGACGCGGAGCGGTGATGACCGGAGGCTTCCGGCTCCGCAACATCCCGCTGCTGTCCCGCGTCGGTGCCGACCGCTCCGACACGCTGCGCACCGACGTCGACGCGGCGCTGGCCGGCTGGGCCGATGCCCGCGTGCTGCGGGTCGACCGCCGCAATCAGGTGCTGATCGCCAACGGCAGCGTCGTACTGGGCAAGGCCGCCGACTTGGGTGCCAAGCCTCCCGAAAACGCCGTGTTCCTCGGGCGGCTCGCCGACGGCTCGCACGTGTGGGGGATCCGCGCGGCGCTGGAGGGGCCCGAAGATCCGCACACCGAAACCGAGGTCCTCGACCTTCGTCGTGCGGGCCCGATCTTCGACGACGTCAGCGCGCAGCTCGTCGCGACCGCCACCGCCCTGCTGAATTGGCATGACAGCGCACGGTTCAGCGCCATCGACGGCGCGCCCACGAAACCGATCAGGGGCGGCTGGGCCAGGGTCAACGCCGCCGCCGGCCACGAGGAGTTTCCGCGCATCGACCCAGCGGTGATCTGTCTCGTTCATGACGGCCACGACCGCGCGGTGCTGGCCCGTCAGACGGTGTGGCCAGAGCGGCTGTTCTCGCTGCTGGCCGGATTCGTCGAGGCGGGGGAGTCGTTCGAATCGTGCGTCGTGCGAGAGGTCGCCGAAGAGATCGGGTTGCACGTCACCGATGTCCAGTACCTGGGTAGCCAGCCGTGGCCGTTTCCGCGATCACTCATGGTCGGTTTCCACGCGATCGGGGATCCCGAGCAGGAGTTCTCGTTCAACGACGGCGAGATCGCGGAGGCGGCCTGGTTCACCAGAGAAGAAGTCCGTGCCGCGCTCGCCGACGACGACTGGAGCAGCGACTCGCCGTCCCGCCTGCTGTTACCCGGATCGATCTCGATCGCCCGCGAAATCATCGAGTCCTGGGCGGCGCTGGACTAGCGCCCGAGCTTTTTCTTGACCTCGGCTCCGCTGGGATTGGTCAGCGTCGAGCCGTCGGGGAACTTCAGCGTCGGCACCGTCTGGTTGCCGCCGTTC
The sequence above is drawn from the Mycobacterium gallinarum genome and encodes:
- a CDS encoding potassium channel family protein, yielding MAKGRLRRRLSRINQSLDDRPVHSLVDRVQIPEDVPSPWVRITKRIVIAMGVLCAVVLIVYIDRDGYKDTQTDGLSLLDCFYYATVSLSTTGYGDITPITEGARLVNIVIITPLRVAFLIVLIGTTVETLTTESRQAFKIQQWRNKLRNHIVIVGYGTKGRTAAAAMVGDEIAPADIVVVDEDPVALERAKSAGLVTVRGSATDSEVLRLASAQHAKAIIVATNRDDSAVLVTLTARELAPAAKIIAAVREAENQHLLEQAGADSTVVTSETSGRLLGIAVQTPSVVEMMEDLLTPDAGFAIAEREVGPKEVGGSPKHNTDIVLGVVRDGKLMRVDDERVDSLENGDRLLYIRSADAER
- the nudC gene encoding NAD(+) diphosphatase; its protein translation is MTGGFRLRNIPLLSRVGADRSDTLRTDVDAALAGWADARVLRVDRRNQVLIANGSVVLGKAADLGAKPPENAVFLGRLADGSHVWGIRAALEGPEDPHTETEVLDLRRAGPIFDDVSAQLVATATALLNWHDSARFSAIDGAPTKPIRGGWARVNAAAGHEEFPRIDPAVICLVHDGHDRAVLARQTVWPERLFSLLAGFVEAGESFESCVVREVAEEIGLHVTDVQYLGSQPWPFPRSLMVGFHAIGDPEQEFSFNDGEIAEAAWFTREEVRAALADDDWSSDSPSRLLLPGSISIAREIIESWAALD